A window of the Candidatus Eisenbacteria bacterium genome harbors these coding sequences:
- a CDS encoding response regulator — translation MNQTQPRARVLVVDDEADLVRILQFGLEAIGYHVDTASDGQEGLKKARDLKPDIILLDLMLPKLDGYKVCRLLKFDERYKNIPIIILSARTQEGDQLLAMEMGANRFVTKPYDFAEVLSHIETLLKSVPTSS, via the coding sequence ATGAATCAGACTCAGCCGCGCGCGCGGGTGCTGGTGGTGGACGACGAGGCGGACCTCGTCCGAATCCTGCAATTCGGACTCGAGGCGATCGGGTACCACGTCGATACGGCATCGGACGGACAGGAAGGGCTGAAGAAGGCCCGGGATCTGAAGCCGGACATCATTCTCCTCGACCTCATGCTCCCGAAACTCGACGGGTACAAGGTCTGCCGGCTTCTCAAATTCGACGAACGATACAAGAACATTCCCATCATCATCCTCTCCGCCCGGACGCAGGAGGGGGACCAGTTGCTCGCGATGGAGATGGGCGCGAATCGATTCGTCACCAAGCCGTACGACTTCGCCGAAGTGCTGAGCCACATCGAGACGCTCCTGAAATCCGTGCCCACGAGCTCGTAG
- a CDS encoding cystathionine beta-synthase — MTPKNTTETASEPARETRTAPGPPPIVDTILETVGNTPMVRLRHLAAECPATVLAKVESFNPGGSVKDRIAVAIVQEAEAKGLLKPGGIIVEATSGNTGMGLALVAAVKGYRAIFVMPDKVSKEKINLLKSFGAEVVITPTALPPDSPESYYEVAKRIGREMPGAYLANQYYNPTNPEAHFRATGPEIWQQTGGKLDYFVAGLGTGGTISGTARYLKQQNPKIKVIGADPVGSILRDYFYTKKMVPAKTYKVEGIGEDFLPGTLDFSMIDEVIPVNDAQSLNLARRLAREEGILAGGSSGTALFAAFQVARQAKPGQVVVVLIPDTGERYLSKVHSDEWMRDNRLLDSSTITIADVMVGKRNHIPSLVSINYDDTVDRALSLIREFNISQLPVLKEGNVVGSVSEGVLLQKVLDGSAHGDTRVEYLLEKPLPVVPLDAHLPRAMKVLAASNAAVAVDHQGKPAGILTRFDLLEYINP; from the coding sequence ATGACTCCGAAAAACACGACCGAAACCGCATCCGAACCCGCGCGCGAGACACGGACCGCTCCCGGGCCGCCCCCGATCGTGGACACCATCCTCGAAACCGTCGGGAACACTCCCATGGTGCGCCTCCGCCACCTCGCGGCCGAGTGCCCCGCGACGGTGCTGGCGAAGGTCGAATCCTTCAATCCCGGCGGCTCCGTCAAGGACCGCATCGCGGTTGCGATCGTGCAGGAGGCCGAGGCGAAAGGGCTCCTGAAGCCGGGGGGCATCATCGTCGAGGCGACTTCCGGAAACACGGGAATGGGGCTCGCGCTGGTCGCCGCGGTGAAGGGCTACCGCGCGATCTTCGTGATGCCGGACAAGGTGAGCAAGGAGAAGATCAATCTATTGAAATCCTTCGGCGCCGAGGTCGTGATCACCCCGACGGCGCTCCCTCCCGACTCGCCCGAATCCTACTACGAGGTCGCCAAGCGGATCGGGCGCGAGATGCCGGGCGCCTACCTCGCGAATCAATACTACAACCCCACGAACCCCGAGGCTCATTTCCGAGCCACCGGCCCCGAGATCTGGCAGCAGACCGGAGGCAAGTTGGACTACTTCGTGGCCGGCCTGGGGACCGGCGGGACGATCAGCGGGACGGCGCGGTACCTGAAACAGCAGAATCCGAAGATCAAGGTGATCGGGGCGGACCCGGTCGGCTCGATCTTGAGAGACTACTTCTATACGAAGAAGATGGTGCCGGCCAAGACGTACAAGGTGGAAGGAATCGGCGAGGATTTCCTTCCCGGCACCCTCGACTTCTCGATGATCGACGAGGTCATCCCGGTGAACGACGCGCAGTCGCTCAACCTCGCGCGCCGGCTCGCGCGCGAGGAGGGAATTCTCGCCGGCGGCTCGAGCGGAACCGCGCTCTTTGCCGCGTTCCAGGTGGCGCGCCAGGCGAAGCCGGGCCAGGTGGTGGTCGTCCTGATTCCGGATACGGGGGAGCGCTATCTTTCGAAGGTGCACTCCGACGAGTGGATGCGCGACAATCGCCTCCTGGATTCAAGCACGATCACGATCGCGGACGTCATGGTCGGCAAGCGAAACCACATACCGTCGCTCGTCTCGATCAACTACGACGACACGGTCGATCGCGCCCTCTCCCTGATCCGAGAGTTCAACATTTCCCAACTCCCGGTGCTCAAAGAGGGAAACGTCGTGGGCTCGGTGAGCGAGGGGGTCCTGCTTCAGAAGGTGCTCGACGGCTCGGCGCACGGGGACACGAGGGTCGAGTATCTCCTCGAGAAGCCGCTCCCGGTGGTGCCCCTCGACGCGCATCTCCCCCGCGCGATGAAGGTCCTGGCCGCGAGCAACGCCGCGGTCGCCGTGGATCACCAGGGGAAGCCCGCCGGCATTCTCACCCGCTTCGACCTCCTCGAGTACATCAATCCCTAG
- a CDS encoding prepilin-type N-terminal cleavage/methylation domain-containing protein gives MTPRCSAVSNGTPRAGQSPNGCRGFTLPELIIIISILGILSWLAYPKVVAMDEIKLDAAARRMAADLRYAQSLAMSKRVIHGLLFEPSLGRYTVFAPTSGSPITDPADRARPMRVDYTSRSEFKGVLIQSAAFGSTPGVTFDYFGVPRDTAGVDLTSDGRVVLSYQGVTDTVLVAPQTGMVTTR, from the coding sequence ATGACCCCTCGATGCTCCGCCGTTTCGAACGGGACCCCGCGCGCGGGTCAATCCCCCAACGGCTGCCGGGGATTCACGCTCCCGGAGCTCATCATCATCATCTCGATCCTTGGGATTCTGAGCTGGCTCGCCTACCCCAAGGTCGTGGCGATGGACGAGATCAAGCTGGACGCGGCCGCTCGCCGCATGGCCGCCGATCTCCGCTACGCGCAGAGCCTCGCGATGAGCAAGCGCGTGATCCACGGCCTCCTCTTCGAGCCCTCGCTCGGGCGCTACACGGTATTCGCTCCCACGTCCGGGTCGCCGATCACCGATCCCGCGGACCGGGCCAGGCCCATGCGGGTGGATTACACGTCGCGCTCCGAGTTCAAGGGGGTCCTGATCCAATCCGCCGCGTTCGGGAGCACCCCGGGCGTTACCTTCGACTATTTCGGCGTTCCGCGCGACACGGCCGGGGTCGATCTCACCTCCGATGGCCGCGTCGTCCTGAGCTACCAAGGGGTGACCGACACCGTTCTCGTCGCGCCCCAAACCGGAATGGTGACCACCCGATGA
- a CDS encoding prepilin-type N-terminal cleavage/methylation domain-containing protein — protein MVHELLIPSRRRREPGFTLPELLIVIVVASIVAVAFSAMFIEAVKTYQFMDAEKDMLEDARYAEERVSRELKRVKDSTSIVAASATTLAFVDRSNATVSFSWSGVSGANLLYTKNGSSQTLAKGVDSLAFQYWKENGTAAAPVLSPSATDIWRVTVYMRLIKGSQTVSSFGAAFLRSL, from the coding sequence ATGGTTCACGAGCTACTGATCCCATCGCGGCGGCGCCGCGAGCCGGGCTTCACCTTGCCCGAGCTGCTCATCGTGATCGTGGTCGCTTCGATCGTCGCGGTCGCGTTTTCAGCCATGTTCATCGAGGCGGTGAAGACCTACCAGTTCATGGACGCCGAGAAGGACATGCTCGAGGACGCCCGATACGCCGAGGAGCGGGTCTCACGCGAGCTCAAGCGGGTGAAGGACTCGACCAGCATCGTGGCCGCGAGCGCGACCACCCTCGCCTTCGTGGACCGGAGCAACGCCACGGTGAGCTTCTCCTGGAGCGGCGTCTCCGGAGCGAATCTCCTCTACACCAAGAACGGATCCTCCCAGACGCTCGCCAAGGGCGTGGACTCGCTCGCGTTCCAGTACTGGAAAGAGAACGGGACGGCGGCCGCGCCGGTTCTGTCGCCGTCCGCGACCGACATCTGGCGCGTCACCGTCTATATGAGGCTCATCAAGGGCTCCCAAACCGTCTCTTCCTTCGGCGCCGCATTCCTGAGGTCGCTATGA
- a CDS encoding YajQ family cyclic di-GMP-binding protein: protein MAVSNSFDVVSEVDMMEASNAVQQAMKEIRQRFDFKGSVSEITLDKETITLHSDDESRLKAVIDVLTTKLVKRGVSLKALEYGKIEPAAKGTVRQVATVRRGIPTERAKEIVKFIKGTGIRVQAQIQENQVRVSGKNRDDLQAVIGALKAQDFGLDLQFTNYRSS, encoded by the coding sequence ATGGCGGTTTCGAACTCATTCGACGTGGTTTCCGAAGTGGACATGATGGAGGCGTCGAATGCGGTGCAGCAGGCGATGAAGGAGATCCGCCAGCGCTTCGACTTCAAAGGAAGCGTGAGCGAGATCACCCTGGACAAGGAGACCATCACGCTCCATTCGGACGACGAGTCGCGCCTCAAGGCCGTGATCGACGTCCTGACGACCAAGCTCGTGAAGCGCGGCGTCTCCCTGAAGGCGCTCGAATACGGAAAGATCGAGCCCGCCGCCAAGGGGACCGTGCGCCAGGTCGCGACGGTCCGGCGGGGCATCCCGACCGAGCGCGCGAAGGAAATCGTGAAGTTCATCAAGGGGACCGGGATCAGGGTCCAGGCCCAGATCCAGGAAAATCAGGTTCGGGTGAGCGGGAAAAACCGCGACGATCTCCAGGCGGTGATCGGGGCGCTCAAGGCCCAGGACTTCGGCCTCGATCTGCAGTTCACGAACTATCGCTCGAGCTAG
- a CDS encoding PLP-dependent transferase gives MGFSTDAVHAGQEPDPATGSVTIPIYQTSTYVQEELGKHKGFEYARTQNPTRFALEKNVATLERGARGFAFASGMAAITAVAYLLRSGDHVVASNNMYGGTYRLFEKVLASYGLTFTYVNTGDLKATDAAFRPHTRMLFVETPTNPSMIVSDLGALAELARSRKALLTVDNTFMTPYFQRPIELGAHLVVHSTTKYLNGHSDMIGGVVVSNEQAASERLQFVQNAAGAVPGPFDCWLCLRGIKTLALRMERHNQSASAIAEWLAGQSKLKRVFYPGLKSHPGHELHKRQASGFGGMIAFDTGSLERGAAFLRRTRLFALAESLGGVESLISHPATMTHASVPKSERESVGLTDGLVRISVGIEDLDDLIRDLDGALSAL, from the coding sequence GTGGGATTCTCCACCGACGCCGTGCACGCGGGGCAGGAGCCCGATCCGGCCACGGGCTCCGTCACGATCCCGATCTACCAGACCTCGACGTACGTCCAGGAGGAGCTGGGGAAGCACAAGGGATTCGAGTACGCCCGCACCCAGAACCCGACCCGCTTCGCGCTCGAAAAGAACGTCGCCACGCTGGAACGCGGCGCGCGCGGGTTCGCCTTCGCCTCCGGGATGGCGGCGATCACGGCCGTCGCCTACCTCCTGAGATCGGGGGACCACGTCGTCGCCTCGAACAACATGTACGGGGGCACCTATCGGCTCTTCGAGAAGGTTCTCGCCTCGTATGGGCTCACGTTCACCTACGTGAACACGGGCGATCTCAAGGCGACCGACGCGGCATTCCGCCCCCACACGCGGATGCTCTTCGTGGAGACACCCACCAATCCTTCGATGATCGTATCGGACCTCGGAGCCCTTGCGGAGCTGGCGCGATCTAGGAAGGCCCTGCTGACGGTCGACAACACGTTCATGACGCCTTACTTCCAGCGTCCGATCGAGCTGGGCGCGCACCTGGTCGTGCACAGCACGACGAAGTACCTGAACGGCCACAGCGACATGATCGGCGGTGTCGTGGTCTCGAACGAGCAGGCCGCATCGGAACGGCTCCAGTTCGTCCAGAACGCCGCCGGAGCCGTGCCGGGACCGTTCGACTGCTGGCTCTGCCTTCGCGGCATCAAGACGCTGGCCCTGCGGATGGAGCGGCACAACCAGAGCGCCTCGGCGATCGCCGAATGGCTCGCCGGGCAATCCAAGCTGAAGCGGGTTTTCTATCCCGGCCTGAAGAGCCACCCGGGTCACGAGCTCCACAAGCGCCAGGCTTCCGGATTCGGCGGCATGATCGCCTTCGATACCGGGTCGCTCGAGCGCGGTGCCGCCTTCCTCCGGCGCACGCGCCTGTTCGCGCTCGCCGAGAGCCTCGGGGGCGTCGAGAGTCTGATCTCCCATCCGGCGACCATGACCCACGCTTCGGTGCCCAAATCCGAGCGGGAAAGCGTTGGGCTAACCGACGGGCTCGTAAGGATTTCCGTGGGAATCGAGGACCTGGACGACTTGATCCGGGATCTCGACGGCGCCCTGTCCGCCTTATAA